TCTTCGTTATTCTTATCAATAATTTCCCCTAATTGATGTTGCTGTTCAATTTCTAATAGTCGAGCCAAATCACCATCTTGATAAGCCTTATTGATTTCTTTCATAATTTCTGTATGGCGCATTTGCGTTTCGCCATTTTTAGCTTTATCAGGGTGGAAAACTTCAGCTAAACTCAAAAATATCTCGCGAATTTTTCTCGATGCATCAGTTTTATTCCTTGAGGGAATTTCTAGGTCTTGTGGTGCCTCTTGATCTCGATAGTAGTTTTGCCTTTGCGAGGAGGAGTCATCATTCTCTTCCTCATTTGTTTCCAATACTTCTGCTTCTGAGTCTGTATCAATATCTTGATGATCGCGTTTTGGGCTGATGATTCCCATTAACTGCATACTCCTATAAACACCTTCAATATCTTTCTTACTTTTTTTGCCTAACTTTCTGGTGGCAAAAATTTCTGCAAACAGAGCATGAATTTCTTGGTCAATATCTACCAATTTATGGAAACTGGGGGTACAGCGATTAAATATGTCCGCACCTAAAGAACGCATTTGCTCGACAAAGTTATTGAGTTCAGTCTTTTTTTTATTGATCTTTTTGAGCAGTCGTTGGTGTTCTTTGTCAAGTACTTCTAGACGGATATGCCCTGATGAGAGAGCCAGGACTGTTGTTGTAGTACTTTGGGAGCGAGATGAGGTTTTTTTAGGCATATAATTTCTCAATGTGATTAGAGTCCAAATCCTAGGCTGGCTGATACCACAAAAGCCTATTTAATGAATATTTATTTGCTGATGCACAATGCCCAGCCGAAAAAACGTTGTCAGTCATCTTGTCTTGATATGTCTAAATAATTAGCAATATCAAGTTAAGCGCTTATTTCAGATTACTACTTTTTGACTAGGTATTTAGCGAGATTGACAGAAATTGCTGCAAGACCCCAAACAAGGTGCTTTAGGGACTGAGAAATAAAAAAAACATACCATCGTAGGGTGCGTCAGTAGCGAGAAACTCAAGACATAACCCGAAATTATTGGTACTGAGGCATCTTACTGTGGATAATTTAATTCATGGAAGTCCCTTAGCATTATGCCAAAGGCTTTGGCAAAATGACCGTGATATCATGTTCGGTTGATCGCTGATAAATTGATAAGCTATTTCACAGTGCTACTTGTGAAGCTGAACAATTATGGTCCAGATTAGTAATTCACAAACTCCGTTAGCTCAGGAGTCCTCCTATTGGTCTGCAATTCTACAGCAATTGCTGGACGGTCAATCACTTTCTGTTTCCCAAGCCTCAGATTTAATGCAAGGCTGGCTGGCTACAGCAATCCCTGATGTATTGTCAGGTGCAATCTTAGCCGCAATTCAAGCCAAGGGAGTGTCAGCAGCCGAACTAGTGGGTATGGTCGAGGTATTATACTCCCAGTCTGTTAAACCGACCTTAGCAGCACCAGTGATTGGCAATTTACCATTAGTCGATACATGCGGAACAGGTGGCGATGGTGCATCTACCTTTAATATTTCCACGGCGGTGGCTTTTGTGACTGCAGCTTCTGGGGTAAAAGTAGCAAAACATGGTAATCGTTCCGCCTCTGGTAAAACTGGTTCAGCGGATGTGTTAGAAGCTTTAGGCGTCAACCTCAAAGCCAGCACCGAAAAAGCTCAAGCGGCCTTAGAGACGGTGGGGATTACCTTTTTATTTGCGCCAGATTGGCACCCCGCACTCAAGGCGATCGCCCCATTGCGAAAAACCCTCAAAGTCCGCACAGTTTTTAATCTCCTCGGTCCGTTACTCAACCCACTCAAACCCACAGGACAAGTCATTGGGATTAATAACCCAGCCTTAATAGAGACTTTCGCCCAAGTTCTCAAGGAACGAGGAACTCACCGCGCCATTACCCTCCACGGACGCGAAAGGTTAGATGAAGCTGGATTGGGTGATAAAACTGATGTGGCTATCCTTTCAAATCAACAAATACACTTACTAGAAATAGATCCCCAAGAATTAGGTTTAAACCCCGCCCCGATTACTACATTAGTAGGTGGAGATGTGGAAGAAAATGCCGAAATTCTCAAAGCAGTTTTGCAAGGTAAAGGGACGCCACCACAGCAAGATGTCGTGGCTTTAAATGCTGCTTTAGCATTGTATGTAGGTGAAAGAGTAACAGATAGTGGCGATTATGTAAATACTTTTTCGCAAGCTGTAATACTTGCTAAAGACATTTTGCAAAGTGGTGAAGCTTGGACAAAATTGGCTCTTTTAGCTGAATTTTTGGCTGCATAATTTCTCGTTCCCATGTTCTGCACTCTAACTTATTAGAGACCACGTGTCTGGGGCGCAAGGCCTTGCGCTCCTACACTTAGGTGTTATATCTCACATTCCGCACCCTAGGATTATTCAGGAATATTCAGAAAAATAGTTGCTTTTTGACTACCATTGCTAGAAAAATTACGGGGAATTACGCCGATGATTAGCAGCTTGTAAAAGCAGTGATTCTGCAAAAGCGATCGCATCGGTTGCTGATTTACCACCGGCTAATTGTGCGAGTTCTTCGCGACGGGTGGTCAAGTTATCTAATGTAGTAACTCGCACAACTGTGCGCTGTTGTGTGTTAGTTTTATCACCTTGATTTTGATTAATAGTTTGCTTATCTACCCGAAAATGCCTATCTGCCATTGCGGCTACTAAGGGTTGATGGGTAACGCATAATACTTGATGATTGTAACTCAGTTGATATAATTTTTCGGCGATCGCCTGGGCTACTCTCCCAGAAACACCCACATCTATTTCATCAAATACCATTGTTCCGGCTGTATCGGCTTGGGAAAAACAAGCTTTCAGCGCTAGTAAAAAGCGACTCATTTCACCACCTGAAGCGATTTCGGTTAAGGGTTGTATGGGTTCACCGGGGTTAGGACTAAACATAAAGGTAATTTTATCTGCACCGGCGGTGGTGGGTGCAATGGGTGCTATTTCTATTTTAAATTGCACTTTTTCCATTGCTAGGGGCTTGAGTTCGGATATTAATCGCGCTTCTAAATCTGTCGCTACTGTGCGTCTTAACTGTGTTAATTGGTGACAGGCTTGGGTCAGCTTGGCAAAATATGCCTGTTCTTGCTGTTCTAAACTTTCAATAGATTGTTCTGTGTCATTGAGTTGGGCTAATTCCCCTTGGATGCGTTGAAAATAGGCGAGGGCTTCCAGTAATGTCGGTCCATATTTGCGACAAATTTGCTTTAATTCACGAATGCGTTCTTCTACTTCCTCCAACCGTTGGGGATCGGCTTCTAGACTTTCCCCATAGGCGTTTATTTGCCGCCCTACTTCCATTATCGCCGTTTGGGCGTCCCGCACCAAGTCCAACATGGGTTGCAGTTGGTTATCATATTCCACCATGTCGTTTAATGTCGCTTCACTGTCTCCCAACAAATCGGCGACTGCGGGGGCTTCGTTATCGTTTTGATATAAAGCTTGATAAATCTTATAACTCATCTGCTGCAAATCCACGACATGATTGAGGCGTTCCCGTTCTTGCAGCAGTTGTTCTAATTCATTGGGGTCATTAAGGTTCGCGGTGCTTAATTCCTGGACTTGATAGGTGAGTAAGTCCAATTGTTGTAGGCGTTCCCGTTCTGAGGTGCGGCGTTTTTCTAGGGCTTGTCGTGCCTTTTGGTACTCTGCAAAAATAGCAACGATGGACTGACGTTGCTGTAATAGAGATTCACCACCGTGTAAATCCAACCATTCGCGGACTTGGGCTGATTGACCCACCTGGACAGTTTGACCTTGGGCGGTAATTTCCACCAGGCGATCGCGCAGTCCGCCCATAATCTGGCGATTAACTAACACACCATTCACCCGCGAACGACTGCGGATATTACTACTAGTAGCTGTAATTTCGCGGCTGATAACTACGGAGTTATCATCAATTAAATCAATTTCCTGTTCACTCAACCAAGCCGCTAAAGCAGGGTTAGAGGTAAAAGTCGCTTCTACCAGCGCCCGACTTGTCCCCGTGCGAATCACACGCGATGAGACTTTCCCACCCAAAGCCGCATCAATGGCATCCAGGATAATAGATTTTCCTGCACCAGTTTCACCGGTTAAGACATTTAGACCGAGGCCAAATTCCAGTTCCAGTTGGTCAACCAGGGCAAAGTTTTCAATTCGCAGGGAGAGTAACATCTAGCCAAATTCTCCATGAGGGGGGAGTAGGGGAGTAGGGCAATTACCAATACCAACTTACCCCATGAAGAACTTGGGGTACAAGGCATTACCTATTACCATGAAAATAGCAAGCCCATTTTAGTCTACCAAAAACAGTTACTACTGATAACTGATTTCGCGCAGGTACAACATTATATCGCAAGGTGTAGGGGCACGGCACTGCCGTGCCCTTACGGGTGTACGTCACTTGTCGGGAAACGCTATATACTGCAATTAAAGCTTAATGCTTGTAAGCTTTGATTTATAAGCATTAGAGCCAAATTAATTCTATGTGACAGTTTTTATATCAATGTGCCAGTTCAGGACACCCTACATAATTCACTTTCAAGCGCCTTGTGAATCAGAAATTTGCTGTCTTACCCAAACACGAAAAGCATTTTTGGCTGCTAGTTGCCCAATTTTTCGACTTTCGTGGATAAATTGGGGAATATCCTTGACTTGGACTGGCGCAAAAGTAGGACTAAGCTCAACTTCTGAATATTGATTGTTTGAAAGCCTATAAATTCGCAGAACAGTTCCGTTGTATCGCCAAAGTTCAGGGATACCCATTGCAGCATAAAGAGATAATTTATCTATTTTGGGTCGGGAATATTCCACCTCAAGCACTAGGTCTGGTGGTGGATCTTTTTGTAAATCAATATTTTCTTTATCCCTAACCAAATATTCATTTTGAATATAAAAACTGCTATCAGGCTCCCCTCCTTTTTCTAAGTCATCTCGTGTTAAAGTCAGTGAACCTGTGCTTTTGGTTTCTTGGCCAAATTCCTCACAAAGCACGAGAATAAAGCTTTCAATTAGGCGGTTAGAGTTTTCATGCGCCATGAGTGGGGTCATGATTTCTACTATTTGATTATCATAAGCAAGTCGAGAGCTACGTTCGCCTCCCATCTCATCCAGCATGGTTTTGAACGTCTGCCAACTGATATTGTTAAGCATTGTTCTTGTTTCTGCCAGTGGTGCTGTTGTGACCATATTCCCATTCAGATGCGGTACAAGATTATATCGTGGCGCTAGGGGCACGGCAAGACCCATAGGTGTCAACTTAAGCCTCGGCGAATGGAATCTGTCGCCACTCCATCCTCTGTCCCATCTTCCTCAACCCAAATATTGTCATCTTTTAAACGGATATGAATCATGGAGTAGGGACAGTAACATCTAGCCAAATTCTCCATGAGGGGGGAGTAGGGGAGTAGGGGAATTACCAATACCAACTTACCCCATGAGGAACTTGGGGTACAAGGCATTACCTATTACCATGAAAATAGCAAGCCCATTTTAGTCTACCAAAAACAGTTACTACTGATAACTGATTTCGCGGATGCTTGAGCTTTAACATATAGTTACAATACTTAACATACCAATTCGACCGGTGGCATTCTTCATGATTGTAAAGACACTTCCCCCTAGTTCGCGATCGCTCGAGGATGACAATCGCAGCGGTAAAAATGGCGATGATGAAGTACACGTTGCCCAAATTGTGCCTTTACATGGTACACCAGCCCTGGTGGTGAAATCCCCAAGACTAATAGCAGCCCAACAACAACGGGCTTCTAGGACACAAGCTGAACCGGAAAACTTGCGTTATGATCCCCTACAGATAACGGCTGATTACCAAAACAGACCCCTGGAAGTGTTGCGGCGCATCTTCGCAGTTTTGCAACCCACTATTTCCTTTGTTTTTGGGTTGTGGTCAGACAGCAAACGGGGAATTGTGGTGAAAAATGACCGCCGTCGAGCTGTGCAACTACGAGAATTACTCACCAAGCTGGGGCCAGCTTACATCAAAATCGGACAGGCTTTATCCACCAGACCCGATTTAGTTCCTCCCGTATATCTGGAAGAATTAACCAAGCTCCAAGACCAACTACCGCCCTTCCCTAACGAAATAGCTTACCAATTTATCGAAGAAGAATTAGGCGCACCTCCAGAGGAGATTTACGCGACAATCTCAGCCAATCCCATCGCCGCTGCTTCCTTGGGGCAAGTATATAAAGGTAAGCTGAAAACTGGGGAAGAAGTCGCAATAAAAGTCCAACGCCCGGATTTACGAGAACGCATCACCATTGACTTATACATCTTACGTGGCATTGCCGGTTGGGTGCAGAAAAACGTCAAACGGGTGCGGAGTGACTTAGTTGGGATACTAGATGAATTGGGCGATCGCATTTTTGAAGAGATGGATTATATCCATGAAGGTGAAAATGCCGAGCGCTTCTTTCAACTCTACGGTCATATGAAAGACATATATGTTCCCAAAATTTACTGGGAATATACCAATCGTCGCGTCTTGACGATGGAGTGGATTAACGGCATAAAATTAACCCAAACAGCCGAAATTAACGCCCAAGGGATTGATGCTCGCTATTTAATCGAAGTGGGTGTGCAGTGTTCGTTGCGACAATTATTAGAACATGGATTTTTCCACGCAGACCCCCACCCCGGTAACTTATTAGCCACCCCCGAAGGTAAACTAGCTTATCTTGACTTTGGGATGATGAGCGAGATCAAGCCACCGCAACGCTATGGTTTAATAGAGGCGATCGTCCACGTCGTCAACCGTGACTTTGAAGGCTTGGCAAACGACTACGTTAAATTAGACTTCCTCTCACCAGAAACCGACTTAACACCAATTATTCCCGCCTTTGCGAACGTCTTCGCCGATGCTCAAGGTGCCAGTGTAGCTGATTTAAACATTAAAAGCATCACCGATGAACTATCAGCTTTGATGTATGAATATCCCTTCCGCGTACCACCATATTACGCCTTAATTATTCGCTCCCTCGTCACCTTAGAAGGGATTGCTATCTTTATAGATCCTAACTTCAAAGTCCTTAGCGAAGCGTATCCTTACGTCGCCAAACGCTTGTTAACCGACCCCGCACCACAATTAAAAATATCCCTGCGAAATTTACTCTTTAAAGATGGTAAATTCCGCTGGAATCGCTTAGAGAACTTGTTGAAAAATGCGCGAGGAAATGAAGATTACGACTTAACTTTAGTAGTTAATCAAGGCGTAGATTTTCTCGCATCAGAACGGGGCGCTTTTATTCGCGACAAATTAGTAGATGAATTGCTCAACGGAATCAACGCCCTAGGTAAAAACGTTTTGCACAACTTCACCTATTTGTTGCGAGAGAGAGTAGGAATCACAGCAATTAACGAAACTCCAGCAGCGACCGATGAACAACAACAAACCTTAGAGCATATTAAGCGGATATCGGGTATTCTCCGCGAAACCCGTGGCTTTGACCCAGCACAACTTGCAACCCAAGTTGTGCAATTATTAGTAAATCCTGATGTGCAGCGTTTAGGTCAGCAAATTACTAACCACTTAGTGCAAAAGGCTTTAACTAGAGTAATTCGCGAGTTGTTAGCGGGGGAAGAAGTTAATTACAGCGAAGGTAATTTACAGTAGGGGTTTAGCATTGCTAAACCCCTACAAGGGTTTCTTTGCCGGCGCGAGTTTAGCTTTATTTGTTTGTATTTCCCTCACCCTTATTCTTTGCAATGGGGTGGGGGTTTTTTATTTATTTACAGGAATTACGCACTGTACAAATTTGGCATGGTATGCATTTACCAAAATACGTTGTTTCAGGCTTTGATTAATTATTACTTTGATGGTAAACAGACCCGCGTTTTCGGGGTTTAGCAATGCTAAACCCCTACGACATCTCCGGTTTTTGCATTCCATATTTTGTGTCTTTTGTCAATGCGTAAGTCCTAATTTACAGCACCTTCCTGTAAATGAACCACATTTTTTTATCTCACGCATTCTCTACGTTCGCGTAGGGAAGGCGCAAACGCAAGTGCGTCTGTCTACGACACGCAGAGCGTTCGCAGAGAAGTGCGGGTTTTGTCTTGAGAAAGCAATATCTGTATTTGCTTGCTAAATCTACTGAAATGAGAAAGCAAACTGGGGTTTGAGAAAGCAATATCTGTATTTGCTTGCTAAATCTACTGAAATGAGAAAGCAAACTGGGGTTTGAGAAATGTACCCCTACAGGTCTATTGTTGTTTCCAGAGAGATAATTTATCTATTCGCCTCTAATAGCTGTAATTGCCAAATACATTTCAAAATATAAAAAACTCCATCCCCTTGTGGGTGGAGTTTTAGGAAATGGTCTATTAAAGCCACCCTAGAAGGACGCGGCTTGTATCCCATATTTTTGGTAACCTTAAAAAAGGAAAATTAAGCAGAAGCAGAAGTAATTTGCTTTTTGTGCTTGAACCATAATCCCATAGCAGCAGCAACCACTGTACCACCTAAAGTTAAAGGTTCGGGAACATCAGACGGTGGGACTACAGGAGACGGTGGGATTGCAGGATATTGTTGTGATTCATCAGACGCTGCTATTGTCGGATATTTTAGAAATCCACCAGCAGGTCCTACTGCAATAACGTACTGATCAGGAATATCTGATTTCGCTAAAAAATCCTGACCCCCAGTAGAAGGAAAAGGGTTGGGTAGATCAGCCACCACGGGATGAGATGGTTGTACAATGTCGAAGGGTTGTGTGACAAAACCGCCTAACTGTGTAAATGTTCCTGGTACTAGACCTAATGTCTGACCCCCAAAATACCCTGATACGTTCTCTGTCAGGGCTATACCAGCACCATTGTATTCACCTATATATCCTTTGCCATTTGTAGTAGCAAAAGACACGGCATTTAGCAAAGCTTTATTTGCATTTAAATCTTCCCCCTCTGGTGCGTTTGGTCCTATTTTATCTGCCAAGTCTGTTAAGAAAAGTACTTTGTTTCCTGTAACAAATGACTTAACATTAGCCACGGCGTCTACGGAAAGACCAGTGCCAAATGAAGCTTGATCTCGTGTGTAGACGAACGCATCAAAACTATTGAGAAATCCCGACGTTGCTAACTGAGCATCAGAAACGACAGTAGCACTCAATCCTGGTTGGGTATTGATAAAAGAACTAATCGAGTTATCGCCAAAAACTGCGATACTGGCTGCGAAGGAAGATTGGGCAGTGCCAAATACTACAGATAAAACACTGGCAAGAGCTATTCCAGAACGATACATCTTTTTGCCTTCTTGCTTGGAAGTAGTCAACTTTTGTAGTAACTACTTGTTGATAGGTGTAAATTACATTTATTGAAGATAAAATACAATAAATAATGCTGTAATTTTACGCGAACTTAATCACATCTTTATACAATAAAAAACTCCACCCACAAGGGGATGGAGTGTCACGTCCAGGTCTATTAGGCATAGAGCATGGAGAAAAGTCACCAATGCCCAATGCCCAATCCCCAATGCCCAATCCCCAATCCCCAAATTGTACTTGAGTGTTTCGCTAAATACTCCAAGAACACTATTGACAAATCCGATATCTAGGAGATATTATTATTTTTATAATGGAAATCCGTGCGCCCATATATATTATAATATTAGAATAATATTAGATTCATACTTAAAAACCTCTCAACAGATACCAACAAATAAATAAATTTCCTTCCTCTGTATTTCCTCATTGGAGTAGGATAATCTTTATTTGTTTACATATCTTTTTAAATTCGACTATTGGGGCTAAATTTGGACAAGATGCTACCTCCTCCTCATTATGCAAATATGCCAAAATCCCAATTGCTCAAATCCATTCAATCCTGACGGTAATAGATTTTGCATTAGTTGCGGACAAAGCGACTTTGGCAAACTTCTCAGAAATCGTTACCGCGTATTGAGCCTATTAGGTGAAGGTGGATTTAGCAGAACCTACGCATCAGTTGACGCAGACAGACTAGACGCGCCTTGCGTCATCAAGCAATTTTTTCCTCAAGTTCAAGGAACCGGACAACGAGCCAAAGCTGCAGAATTCTTCAAAGAAGAAGCATTTCGCTTGTATGAACTGGGAGAAAATCATACCCAAATTCCCAGACTGCTAGCTTACTTTGAACAAGGTTCCAGCTTGTATCTTGTACAAGAATTTATTCAAGGACAAACTCTTTTACAAGAAGTAGAGAAACAACCCTTTAACGAAGCCAAAATTTGGCAACTTTTAACTGATTTATTACCAGTTCTTGACTTCGTTCACGCCCATAACGTTATCCATCGGGATATCAAACCAGAAAATATCATCCGTCGTGAAACTGATGGTAAACCAGTATTAATTGACTTTGGCGGTGCTAAACAGGTAACACAAACCAGTTTAGCCAGACAAGCCACAGTAATTTATACTATTGGTTATGCACCCACAGAACAAATGGCAGGATTTCCTTGTCACGCCAGTGATTTGTATGCATTGGGTGTAACTTGCGTGCGACTTTTAACTCAATGTTTGCCTGTACAAAATGCTTATGGACTGATTGATGATCGTCTTTATGATGCCATGAATGCCAAGTGGTTATGGCAAGAGCGATTACAGGAAAATGGTATCACCATCAGCCAAGATTTAAGCAGCATTCTTGATAAATTGCTCCAGCATTTTCCCAGTGATAGATATCAAACAGCCGCAGCAGTTATCGACGATCTCAAGACAACAGCTACATCGGCTTTTGAAGCACAAATTTTGGCAATTACCCAACTGATATTACCGCCTACACCACAAAAAATTCAACCAGCATTACCACCCTTACAAATCTTTGAATTTGATGTCGTCACAGTAGACACAGGCGGAAGAGTTGTTAGCCGTGACTGTCGTAGCGCCAAGTTTATTACCGAAGAATTGAGTAAGGCTATTAACCTCGAAATGATATCAATTCGCGGCGGGAATTTTATGATGGGTTCACCAGCTTTTGAAGGCGACGCTGACGAACGTCCCCAACACCAAGTCACCGTCGAACCATTTTTTATGGGTAAATATCCCATCACTCAAGCACAATGGAGAGCAGTAGCAGCATTACCAAAAATCAAACAATCTTTAAATCCTAACCCATCCAAATATAAAGGACCAAATCGACCAGTCGAAAATGTATCTTGGCACGAAGCTGTAGAATTTTGTTTGCGGTTGTCAGAAAAAACTGGACGTGAATATCGTTTACCTAGTGAAGCCGAATGGGAATATGCTTGTCGCGCTGGAACCACCACATCCTTTCACTTTGGGGAAACAATTACTACTGAATTAGTCTGCTGCAGTGACAACGAGAGTTACAGTAATGAAGGCAAAAATAAATATCGTAAAGAAACCACAAATGTAGGCAGTTTTAATGTAGCCAACGCCTTTGGATTATACGATATGCACGGCTTAGTTTGGGAATGGTGCTATGACCCTTGGCACAACAATTATCATGGCGCACCCTTAGATGGCAAAGTTTGGGAAACAGGAGGTGATGAACATCGCCGGGTGTTGCGCGGTGGTTCTTGGAGTTTCAGTGCCGAACTTTGTCGCAGCGCCAGTCGTAGCTGGAATGAGTCGGATGGTGGGTTAAGGATATGTGGTTTTCGGGTCGTGTTTTCTGCAGGGGGGAGTAATGAGTAAGAAGTAATGAGTTAGGAGTAATGAGTAATGAGTAAGGAGTAAGAAGTAAGGAGTAAGGAGTAAGGAGTAATGAGTAATGAGTAATGAGTAATGAGTAATGAGGAATGAGTAATGAGGAATGAGTAATGAGGAATGAGTAATGAGGAATGAGTAATGAGTAATGAGTAATGAGGAATGAGTAATGAGTAATGAGTAATGAGGAATGAGTAATGAGTAATAAGGAATGAGTAATGAGTAATGAGTAATAAGGAATGAGTAATAAGGAATGAGTAATGAGTAATGAGTAATAAGGAATGAGTAATGAAAAAATTATTAAGATATTAACAAGTTAAATCAACAAGTTGAAAGAAAAATAAAAAATAATCCACTCCTTACTCCTTACTCCTTACTCCTTACTCATTACTCATTACTTCTTACTCATTACTCCTTACTTCTTACTCATTACTTCTTACTCATTACTCATTAGAGGCGCGAATTAATTCTGCCACAGAAGCAACAATTGCCGAGATAAAAATTAAAATAACGCTAAGAGCATTAATATCAGGCTTGACTCCTGTGCGGATGCGACTAAAAATTTCCATTGGCATAGTGTTAAAACCGCTACCTGCGGTGAAACTGGCGATGAGAAAGTCATCTAAGCTGAGAACAAAAGCTAGTAGACAACCAGCGATAATTCCTGGCATTAACTGAGGTAGTAATACTTGGATAAAAGCTTGTATTGGTGTAGCGCCTAAATCGAGTGCGGCTTCTTCGAGGTGGGGGTCTAAGTTGGTGAGTCGCGAAGCCACCACCAGTCCGACATAGGCAAGACAGAATACCACATGAGCGCCAACGATTGTCCACAAACTCAGGGGAATCGCAAAGGTTGCGAGAAAAACTAGGGTAGCTACGGCGATCGCAATATCAGGAATAATTAATGGGAGGTAAGAAATCCCCTGATACAGCTGCACCAGTGGAAACCGATAACGAGCTAACCCCACCGCCATTAAGGTTCCCAGAACTGCGGAAATGCTAACTGCACTACCAGCAACAATCAAACTGTTCTTAAAAGCTGATAAAATCCGCTCATCATGGAACAATTTGCTATACCAATCGAGGGTGAATCCTTGCCAAGTTGCACTGTAAGGTGACTGGTTGAAGCTATAAAACCCCAGTACCAGTATAGGCAGGTACATGAACACAAATACCAGGATTGAGAAAACCGCCTGCCATGAGACACGCGGTTTGTTTTGCGGTGGAAAAATATTCATTAAGGGTTAATGTTTTAATTTACTTATATTTTATGCTTTTTCCTTATACCATGCATACGACAAAAAGTCAAGATATTATTTCCCTAGGGAATAGACAATAGATAATAGAGCGTAGGTTGGGTATATAGCACTTCCTATTCAGATGAGGTACAAAATTGTATCACGCGATGTAGGGGCACGGCACTGCCGTGCCCTTACCGATGTACCTCACTAGGGCGAGAAACGCTATATGTTCCTCAAACCAACCTCCGATTCTCCTTAACTTGTATTGATTGAATTATCAGGCATTTTATGTCTTAAGGAGGGGATGATTTCCCTACTAAGGTAGACAAAAAATATTCAAGTTAACGCATAAGATTTTGAGGCAATTATCAATATAGTTGTTACTTCAATAGAGTTTCTGGGATTGAGT
The Gloeotrichia echinulata CP02 DNA segment above includes these coding regions:
- a CDS encoding PEP-CTERM sorting domain-containing protein, with translation MTTSKQEGKKMYRSGIALASVLSVVFGTAQSSFAASIAVFGDNSISSFINTQPGLSATVVSDAQLATSGFLNSFDAFVYTRDQASFGTGLSVDAVANVKSFVTGNKVLFLTDLADKIGPNAPEGEDLNANKALLNAVSFATTNGKGYIGEYNGAGIALTENVSGYFGGQTLGLVPGTFTQLGGFVTQPFDIVQPSHPVVADLPNPFPSTGGQDFLAKSDIPDQYVIAVGPAGGFLKYPTIAASDESQQYPAIPPSPVVPPSDVPEPLTLGGTVVAAAMGLWFKHKKQITSASA
- a CDS encoding bifunctional serine/threonine-protein kinase/formylglycine-generating enzyme family protein, with the protein product MQICQNPNCSNPFNPDGNRFCISCGQSDFGKLLRNRYRVLSLLGEGGFSRTYASVDADRLDAPCVIKQFFPQVQGTGQRAKAAEFFKEEAFRLYELGENHTQIPRLLAYFEQGSSLYLVQEFIQGQTLLQEVEKQPFNEAKIWQLLTDLLPVLDFVHAHNVIHRDIKPENIIRRETDGKPVLIDFGGAKQVTQTSLARQATVIYTIGYAPTEQMAGFPCHASDLYALGVTCVRLLTQCLPVQNAYGLIDDRLYDAMNAKWLWQERLQENGITISQDLSSILDKLLQHFPSDRYQTAAAVIDDLKTTATSAFEAQILAITQLILPPTPQKIQPALPPLQIFEFDVVTVDTGGRVVSRDCRSAKFITEELSKAINLEMISIRGGNFMMGSPAFEGDADERPQHQVTVEPFFMGKYPITQAQWRAVAALPKIKQSLNPNPSKYKGPNRPVENVSWHEAVEFCLRLSEKTGREYRLPSEAEWEYACRAGTTTSFHFGETITTELVCCSDNESYSNEGKNKYRKETTNVGSFNVANAFGLYDMHGLVWEWCYDPWHNNYHGAPLDGKVWETGGDEHRRVLRGGSWSFSAELCRSASRSWNESDGGLRICGFRVVFSAGGSNE
- a CDS encoding ABC transporter permease — its product is MNIFPPQNKPRVSWQAVFSILVFVFMYLPILVLGFYSFNQSPYSATWQGFTLDWYSKLFHDERILSAFKNSLIVAGSAVSISAVLGTLMAVGLARYRFPLVQLYQGISYLPLIIPDIAIAVATLVFLATFAIPLSLWTIVGAHVVFCLAYVGLVVASRLTNLDPHLEEAALDLGATPIQAFIQVLLPQLMPGIIAGCLLAFVLSLDDFLIASFTAGSGFNTMPMEIFSRIRTGVKPDINALSVILIFISAIVASVAELIRASNE